A region of the Agrobacterium sp. RAC06 genome:
GGTCGAAATTGTCGAATATGGTCCGGGCGAGATCTTCCGGGAGGGGGATCTGGTCGTTGAGGCACTGCGGGTCGACCATCCTCCCGTGACGGACTGTTTTGCGCTGAAGGTCTCCGGTGCGGATAAGACGCTCGTCTTCTCCGCCGATACCGCGCCGTTCCCGCCGCTTGTCGACTTTGCCCGGGGGGCCGATATCCTCGTGCACGAGGCGATGCTGCCGGAGGGGCTGGACAGCATTGTCAGGCGGACCGGAAATGGTGCCCGTCTGCGCGAGCATCTCGTTGCCTCGCACAGTTTCGCTGCGGATGCGGCTCAGATTGCAACGAAGGCTGGCGTCGGCATGCTCGTCCTCAACCATCTCATTCCGGCCGATGATCCCGCCTTTACCGAGGACGACTGGCGGGCGGCCGTCGCGCCGCATTGGACCGGACCGCTCATCATCGGTCGCGATGGCCTCGCAATTGCCTTGTGAATGAAGGCGACGGCGCTCCGATTTTGGTAAAATCCTATGTTTTCGTTTACCTTGGAGTTAACGCCTGTCGCCTAGCGTGCCGGAGCGGTTAACGATTCCGCGCGTATTTCAGGCGATTCATGATGGTATCCGTTAATCTATCTACACTGGCGCTCGGCGCATTCGCAGTTCTGGCGGTCTTTGCTGCGCTTTATGCGCGACATTGGCGCGAGGAGCCGAATCGAAACGAATTCTTGCTGTTTGCCGCAGCATCCGGGCTTGCTGCGCTCGGCGCATTGCTCTCGGCCTTCTCGAATGGCGGCTATGCGCTGATCACCGTCGTTCTCGCGCAGACGCTGGTGCTGTCGGGCGCTGCACTTGCCTGGCAGGGCATGCGGGCTTTCGATCACCGGGCTCTTGATCTGAAGCTCGCTGCCGTGGGGCCGCTCGCCTTTTGCCTGTTCGCGGCGTCGGCGCCCCTTTTGCAGGACGACGTGACGGCCCGTTTTCTGGTCGCCGCCGTTGTCGGCGCGATCTATACCGGATTGGCTGCCTGGGAGCTGAAAGCGTCCGAAGTCGAAGAGCGACTTTCCAACCGTCCCTTCGCCTATCTCTGGTTTGCTGCCCTATCCGTGGTTCTGCTCATCGCGGCTCTTGTGGCCTACGTCTGGCCGTTTAACGCCTCCGATGTCGTCGGCTCCGGACCTCTCTGGCTGACCGTCGTCGCGTTTGCGGCCTTCCTGCACGCGGTAGTCGCGCCGCTGTCGATCTTTCTTCTGGTGCGCGACCGCCTGCTGGTGGAACATCGCTGGTCGGCAGCGACCGATAACCTGACCGGCCTTGCCAATCGCTTCACCTTTCTCGACATGCTGCAGACGCTCTCGACCAAGGTGCGCGGCGAGGGGGCCTTCCTCTATGTCGATGTCGACCATGTGAAGCGGATCAACGACCAATACGGGCATTCCGGCGGTGACGAGGTCCTGAAGACCTGCGCTGAACTCATCCTGCGGGAGTTGCCCGAGCATGCCCTGCTCGGCCGTCTGGCAGGCGCCGAGTTTGCCGCCTATGTGCCCTTCTGCAAGGTCGAGGAGGCCGAGAAGCTCGGCCACGTCATCCATGACAGTGTGGAGCAGCAGATGTTCTTCCTCGGTGGCGAACTCGTGCCGGTGACGGTCAGCGTTGGCGTGGCCCATGGCGCAATGCAGGTCACGGCGGACGAGCTCTTGAAGCGGGCGGACGCGGCGCTGCATACGGCCAAGGTCAACGGCCGCAATTCCGTGGTGGTCTGGGACGGCGGCCAGCGTCCGTCCTACGCCTGACCGAACTCAACGCGCAAAACGGGTTGTCCTTGGTCTGCGTTAGGACTGCTCCCAGCGCGGCTCGCTGATGCTCTGCAGCAGCCCAGGGTCGACGCCGTCGATCCGGGCGATGACCGCCTTGGCGAGCTCTCGGCCTGATTGCCGCACATCCTCGTAGACGGCGATAATCTCGGGACGTATCCAGTTGAGGATTGGTGTGCCCTGTTTGGCCACCAGGTCAATCTCTACGCCGACCCGCTTGCCTGCCGCTTCGATGCCGGCATTGGCGGCAATCGCGCTGCTGCCGGAAGAGGAGATCAAGCCGTCCGGCGCATCCGATCCTCGCATCAGATCCTCGACCGCCGCGCGGATCTGTCCGAGCGAGGCGTCGATGTTGATGTGTAGCGGCACTTCCTCCGCACCGAAGGCCTTCAGCCCGCGCATGAAGCCGTCGAAGGTGTGCTTGTAATAGGTCAGCTTGCTCGGGGGCGGCAGAAGTGCGATGCGCTTGCGGCCGCGCTTCACCAGCCGTTCGACCGCCTGGTAAGCGAATGTCTCGTTGTCGAAGTCGTGATAGGGATGCTCGATGCCCATGTCTGTGCGACCATGGGTGACGAAGGGCATGTTCTGCTCGGTGAGCAGTCGCACCCGGGCGTCATCCGGCTCGGTGCGTGAAATGATCACACCATCGGCAGACCCGGTCTCAAGGATGTAACGCACCGGCAGCATCGGATCCTTGGTATGCGCATGAGGCGTCACGACGATATGGTAGGGCGTGCCGGCCAGCACCTCCGATATGCCGACGACCATCTGGTTGGAAAAGCCGAGGATTTCCTCGTCGATCCCAAGCACCAGCGCGATCACGTTGGTCTTGCCGGTCCTGAGGCGGACACCCGCGCGGTTCGGCTGATAGCCGAGCTGACGTGCGACCATGCGCACGCGTTCCTTGGTCTCCGCGCCGATGTCGGGCGCATCTTTCAGGGCGCGCGACACCGTTGTGATGCCGAGCCCGGTCATGAAGGCGATGGTCTTGAGCGTCGGCCGCTCTTTCGTCGCCACTGGGCGGTCCATCAGGCCGCTCCCCTGCTGATCTGTCATGTCGTCCCCGTCACTCGCACAAGTCACGCTTATAGTTGGCTTTTTCCTGCCTGCAAACCTGGAGACCGGCACCTCCTCCCGGTGCGGTGAAGGAAAAATCTGAAACGATACAGTCGATTTGTCGAGCCCTTTTCTATGCTGCGCTGCGAATGGGTGCAACCAAGACGGGAGATGGCGCGTTATTCTGTGGTTTTCGTCGGGTATGGGCGCTCTTGGACGCCCATGCAGCAAATTATTCTTTATTAGTCGGCAAGACATTGGAGCTGTAACGATACTTCTCATGCTGCTGCGCAATATCCATCTCCCCCAAAGCGTTTTGAGCGACGCGCCTGAAGCACACGCCTGCGCTGAAATTTGGCTGTAATAGAAAATTTACAATCCGACAGGTTGCGCTCCAAAATTCTTTGACATAAGTTTTTCCGGCAACGTTTCAGTGAGGGAGGAGACTCATGAATTTTCGTAGCTTTGCGGCAGCTTTGGCCGCTACTGTTGTCATGCCGTTTGCGGCAGCGCAGGCCACCGATCTCGAAGTAACCCATTGGTGGACGTCGGGCGGTGAAGCCGCTGCTGTCGCCGAGCTTGCCAAGGCATTCGACGCCACCGGCAACAAATGGGTCGACGGTGCTATCGCCGGTTCCGGCGGTACCGCCCGCCCGATCATGATCAGCCGCATCACCGGTGGTGATCCGATGGCTGCAACCCAGTTCAACCACGGTCGCCAGGCCGAGGAACTGGCTGAAGCCGGTCTGATGAAGGACCTCACGGCCGTCGCCGAAAAGGAAGGCTGGAAGGACATCATCAAGCCGGCAAGCCTGCTTGAAAGCTGCACGATCGACGGCAAGGTTTACTGCGCCCCGGTCAACATCCACTCCTGGCAGTGGCTGTGGCTTTCGAACGGAGCATTCGAAAGTGCGGGCGTCGCCGTGCCGAAGAACTGGGACGAATTCGTCGCGGCAGCCCCCGCACTTGAAGCGAAGGGCATTATTCCGCTCGCCGTTGGTGGTCAGCCGTGGCAGTCGGCTGGTGCCTTCGACGTTTTGATGGTCGCCATCGCTGGTAAGGAAACCTTCGAAAAGGTGTTCAAGGACAAGGATGCAGACGTTGCAGCCGGTCCTGAGATCGCCAAGGTGTTCGCCGCTGCCGACGATGCGCGCAAAATGTCCAAGGGCTCCAACGTTCAGGATTGGAACCAGGCTACCAATCTGGTCATCACCGGCAAGGCCGGCGGCCAGATCATGGGTGACTGGGCACAGGGCGAATTCGCTCTGGCCGGTCAGGTTGCCGGGAAGGACTATACCTGCCTTCCGGGCCTCGGCGTGAACGAGATCATCTCGACCGGCGGTGACGCATTCTACTTCCCCGTCCTCGATGACGAAGAAAAGTCTGCTGCCCAGGACGTTCTGGCTGCCACCCTGGTTGCACCCGCAACACAGGTTGCGTTCAACCTGAAGAAGGGCTCGCTGCCGGTTCGCGGTGACGTCGATCTCGCTGCTGCCAACGACTGCATGAAGAAGGGCCTCGACATTCTCGCCAAGGGCAATGTCATCCAGGGCACCGACCAGCTGCTTTCTGCCGACAGTCAGAAGCAGAAGGAAGACCTCTTCTCGGAGTTCTTCGCCAATCCGTCCATGACCGTCGAAGATGCGCAGAAGCGCTTCGCCGACATCATCGCTTCCGCTGATTAATCGCGGGTGACCTGTCCAGCCAGGGGCGACCCTGGCTGGACATAGGCCATTTTCGACCCGGGGTAGGGCGTCGAGCCCATGTGCCGGCTGCGTGCGGGAAGCGTGTGCGTTTCAGCGTGACGGCCTTGGTACGACACCCGTGTCCAGGACGAGGAGGACTGACCCATGGCGAGCCCGTCGCATGCTGGTCGACCCAACAAGCTGTTTCGCAATCTGAACGCCAAGATCGCGTCCATTCCAATGGTGCTGACCGCCATGGTCATCTTCCTTGGAGGGACAATCTGGACGGTCGTCTATTCCTTCACCAATTCGCGGCTTTTGCCGCGCGCCAACTTCATAGGCTTCGAGCAGTATGAACGTCTGTGGGATGCGCCGCGATGGATCATTTCGATCCAGAACCTGGCGATCTACGGGATACTCTCGCTGATCTTCTCGATCGTTATCGGGTTCCTACTGGCAGCGCTGATGGATCAGAAGATCCGTTTCGAAAACGCGTTCCGCACGATCTTTCTCTATCCCTTCGCGCTGTCCTTCATCGTCACCGGTCTCGTCTGGCAATGGATCCTCAACCCGGATTTCGGGGTGCAGTCGATCGTGCGGTCGTTGGGCTGGGAGACCTTCACCTTCAACCCGCTCTACAATTCGGAGATCGTCATCTACGGCATCCTGATCGCCGGTCTGTGGCAGGGCACGGGTCTCGTCATGTGTCTGCTGCTCGCGGGTCTGCGTGGCATCGACGAAGACATCTGGAAGGCCTCGCGCGTCGACGGCATTCCCATGTGGAAGACCTATCTCTTCATCATCATCCCGATGATGCGCCCTGTCTTCATCACCACGCTGGTCATCATCACATCCGGCATCGTCCGCCTCTACGACCTCGTCGTCGCCCAGACCAGCGGCGGCCCCGGTATCGCCTCCGAAGTCCCTGCCAAATACGTCTACGACTATATGTTCCAGGCACAGAATCTCGGCCAGGGCTTCGCCGCATCGACCATGATGCTGCTGACGGTCGCGATTATCATCATCCCCTGGGCCTATCTCGAATTCGGAGGAAAGAAGCGTGGCTAATCCCGGTTCTCTCAACGCTACCGCCGCCGGTTTCGACGCGGTCTCAAATCAGGTTGGCTCCGATCATGTCGGGTCGGGCCCACGCGGTGCCAAGCCGAAGCGCACCTTCTCGGGGCGCAACATCATGCTCTACGGGTCGCTGATCTTCTTTGCGATCTACTATCTGATCCCGCTCTACGTGATGATCGTGACGTCGCTGAAGGGCATGCCGGAGATCCGTCTCGGCAATATCTTCTCGCCACCGATGGAGATCACCTTCGAGCCGTGGGTCAAGGCCTGGGCAACCGCCTGCACCGGCCTGAATTGCGACGGCCTGTCGCGCGGGTTCTGGAATTCGGTCCGGATCACCGTGCCTTCGACGCTGATCTCGATCCTGATCGCCTCGGTCAATGGCTATGCACTCGCCAACTGGCGCTTCAAGGGTGCGGAACTGTTCTTCACGATCCTGATCATCGGCGCCTTCATTCCCTATCAGGTGATGATCTACCCGATCGTCATCGTGCTGCGCGAACTCGGCATCTACGGCACGCTTACCGGCCTTGTCGTCGTGCACACCATCTTCGGCATGCCGATCCTGACGCTCTTGTTCCGCAACTACTTCACCTCGCTGCCGGAAGAGCTGTTCAAGGCCGCCCGTATCGATGGGGCGGGGTTCTGGCAGATCTATCTCAGGATCATGCTGCCCATGTCGCTGCCGATCTTCGTCGTCGCCATGATCCTGCAGATCACCGGAATCTGGAACGACTTCCTGTTCGGCGTCGTGTTCACCCGACCGGAATACTACCCGATGACGGTCCAGCTCAACAACATCGTCAACTCGGTCCAGGGCGTGAAGGAATACAACGTCAACATGGCCGCAACACTTCTGACCGGCGCCGTGCCGCTCATCGTCTACTTCATTTCCGGACGCCTCTTCGTCCGGGGCATCGCCGCCGGCGCAGTCAAGGGTTAAGCTCATGTCGCATAGTGTATCGATCAAGGACCTCTCTTTGAGCTTCGGCGCCGTCAAGGTGCTGGAAAACCTCAATCTCGACATTGTCGACGGTGAGTTCATCGTTCTCCTGGGCTCATCCGGCTGCGGCAAGTCCACGTTGCTCAACTGCATCGCGGGACTGCTCGAGCCGACCGACGGGCAGATCTTCATCAAGGGCAAGAACGTCACCTGGGAAGAGCCCAAGGACCGCGGCATCGGCATGGTGTTCCAGTCCTATGCGCTCTATCCGCAGATGTCGGTGAAGAAAAACCTCTCCTTCGGCCTGCAGGTTGCCAAGATGCCGAAGGACGAGATTGAAAAGCGCGTCCAGCGCGCCGCCGACATCCTGCAGATCGGTCCGTTGCTCGACCGCAAGCCCTCGGCACTTTCCGGTGGTCAGCGTCAGCGCGTGGCGATCGGTCGTGCCCTGGTGCGCGACGTTGACGTCTTCCTGTTCGACGAGCCGCTTTCCAACCTCGATGCCAAGCTGCGCTCGGAACTGCGTGTCGAAATCAAGCGCCTTCACCACAGCCTCAAGAACACGATGATCTACGTCACGCACGACCAGATCGAGGCGCTGACGCTTGCCGACCGCATTGCGATCATGAAGAGCGGCGTCATCCAGCAGCTCGCCGATCCGAACACGATCTACAACCAGCCGCGAAACCTCTTCGTCGCCGGCTTCATCGGCTCGCCGTCGATGAATTTCCTGAATGGTGATCTCGTCAATGAAGGCGGCGAGGTCTTCTTCCGCACCCATGACGTTATCTTCTCTTTGAAGGGATATCGCTCGGCGGAGCCTCTGACCGGCGGTCGCAAGGTGGTGCTCGGCGTACGTCCGGAGCATATCAAGGTCGATGAAGAGGCCGGTATCGGCGAGCTGCACGAGGCGATCGTCGACATCGAGGAGCCGATGGGCGCCGACAACCTGCTCTGGCTCAAACATGCCGGCCACACCATGTCGGTCCGCATCGGCGGCACCCGCCGTTATGCGCCGGGCGCCAAGGTTCGCCTCGGCTTTGACATGGAAGTCGCCTCCCTTTTCGATGCGCAGACCGAAGAGCGCATCTGACACGTTCCCCCCTGCGTCCCGGCCTGTGACCGGGGCGCCTTTTTCTTCTGCAGGACTGTCGTCATGACCCAGAATGCCCACAACGGCGCCATCGATCTTCACGGCGAATGGCGTCTTTCGTCCGCCAACGGCGATCATCAGGCGGCGATCACGCTGCCGGGCGATGTGCATTCGGCGCTGCATGCCGCAGGCCTGATCCCCGATCCCTATTTCGGTCGCAACGAAGAGGTCGTGCAATGGGTTGCCGAGCGCGACTGGGTTATCGAACGTCAGGTCGTCGTTCCCGATATTTCCGGCAGCTGGTATCTCGACATCGACTATCTCGATACGGTCGCCGTCGTCTTCGTCAACGATGTGCCGGTGCTATCCGCCGACAACTGTTTCCGCCGCTATCGCCCCGATGTCAGCCACGCGCTGCAGCCGGGCGAAAACACCGTCCGCATCGTCTTCCATTCCAGCATCTCGGCTGGCGCCGAACGCCAGGCCCGCCAGCCCTTCTATATTCCGTATTCGACTGCGAATTCCCCGATCCCCAACGGCAACATGCTGCGCAAGCCGCAATGCCATTTCGGCTGGGACTGGAACATCGCGATCGCGCCGCTCGGCATCTACGGTACGCTTTCGCTGAAAAAGCTCGACCCGGCCCGCATCGAGCATGTCGAGACGGAGCAGGTCCACTACGCCGATGGCCGCGTCGAGCTCAAGGTTACCGCTACCATCCATTCCGCCGAGCCAGCCGTGGTGCCGATCCACTTCGCACTCGACGCCGATCGTGTGCGCCTGGATGTCGGCATTTCCGCTGGCGAGACGAAGGTCGTGCATGTCTTCGAGATCGAAAACCCGCGGCTCTGGTGGCCATCGGGCTCCGGTGAGCAGGCGCTCTATACGCTGACCGTCGACCTGCCGAGCGAAACCGTGACCCGCCAGATCGGCCTTCGCACCGTCGAACTGATTACCGATCCGGACGAGGCCGGCAGCCGCTTTGCGCTCAAGGTCAACGGCCGCGAGATCTTCTGCCGTGGCGCCAACTGGATCCCGGCGGATGCGCTGTTCTCTCGGTCGTCGGAGGAGAAGACCACCGATCTGCTGAATTCCGCCGTCGCCGCGCATATGAACATGATCCGTATCTGGGGCGGTGGCTTCTACGAGGCCGACTGGCTTTACGACCTCTGCGACCGGCTCGGCCTGATGGTCTGGCAGGACTTCATGTTCTCTTGCAACCTCTATCCTTGCACCGACGACTTCCTCGACAATGTGGCCCACGAGGTCGAATACCAGGTCAAGCGGCTCTCCAGCCATGCCTCCATCGTCATCTGGTGCGGCGACAACGAGCTCGTCGGTGCGCTCACCTGGTTTCCGGAATCTCGCGACAACCGCGACCGCTATCTCGTCGCCTATGACCGCCTCAACCGTGTCATCGAGCAGGGCGTCAAGAAGACTTATCCCCAGGGAATCTGGTGGCCGTCGAGCCCGGCCTCGGGCTATCTCGACTATGGCGATGCCTGGCATGCCGATGGCTCCGGTGACATGCATTACTGGTCGGTCTGGCACGAGAACAAGAGTTTCGATAATTACCGAACTGTCAAACCGCGCTTCTGCTCGGAGTTCGGCTTCCAGTCCTACACGTCGCTGCCGATCATCGAGGGTTTTGCCGACAAGGGCGACATGAACATCGCTTCGCCGGTGATCGAGCTTCACCAGAAGAATGCCGGCGGCAATGAGCGGATCGCGGGCACCATGTTCCGCTATTTCCGTTTTCCCAAGGATTTCGCCAATTTCGTCTATCTGAGCCAAATCCAGCAGGGCCTCGCCATCAAGACGGCTGTCGAATACTGGCGCTCGCTGAAGCCCCATTGCATGGGCACCATCTACTGGCAGCTCAACGACACTTGGCCGGTTGCTTCCTGGTCCAGCCTCGACTACGGCGGCAGCTGGAAGGCGATGCATTACATGGTGCGGCGCTTCTTCCAGCCGGTCTCGGTCGCCGCCATCCCGTCCGAAGACGGCAGCACCATCGCGCTCTCCATGGTCAACGACACGCTCGATACCGTCACCATCGACGCCAATCTCTTCGTTTTGACGCTGTCCGGCGATCGCATCCCGCTCAAAAGCGTGCAGGGCGATTGCGACCCTGATACGGCCGACGTGCTCGTCACGCTCGATGCCAGTGAGATCCCCGCCGACGGTCTGCTCGCATGGAGCTTCACCGCTTCCAACGGCATGAGCGGCGAGGGGCACTTCCTCAATGGCACCTACAAGGCGCTCGACCTAGAACCCTCGCGTTTGGAAGTCTCCGTTTCCCCGACCGGCGACGGTGCGTTCGAGGTGACCGTCACGTCCCAAGCCCTCGCACTTTTCGTCATGCTCGAAAGCGCGACCCCTGGCCGCTATTCGGACAACGCCTTCGACCTTTCGGCCGGCGAGAGCCGCCGCATCACTTTCAAACCGGATGCCGCGCTGCCCGCAGGCACCCTGCCGGCGTTCCGCATCTACGATCTCTATAGCTGCCAGTCGGAGGACTGACAGGCGACACAGATAAGGCCCTGGGCGCCCGATCCAGGACCAAACGAGGAGGAGACTACCCCCATGACCAAACTCGGCTTCCAACTTTACAGCGCCCGCAATTTCCAGCCCTTCAGCGGCATCTATCCGAAACTCCAGGCCGTTGGTTACAGTGAGGTCGAGGGTTACGGCGCCCTCTACGCGTCGCTTGCCGACGGTGAGCTCGACGCCTTCCGCAAGGAACTCGACGACAACAGCCTGACCATGCCGACCGCCCATTTCGGCCTCGACATGATCGAGAACGACCCGGCCCGGGTCATCAAGATCGCCAGGACGCTTGGCATCGAGGCCGTCTACTGCCCCTATCTGATGCCCGACCAGCGTCCCTCGGATGCGGCCGGCTGGTTCGCCTTCGGCCAGCGCCTGCAAGCGGCGGGC
Encoded here:
- a CDS encoding MBL fold metallo-hydrolase; the encoded protein is MTDRLTLLGTKGGPAIRPGGPNPTSILLDLSGRRIVIDCGLGVARGLVETGMSLKELDLVFITHLHSDHVLELGPLIHTAWTTGLDHSVTVYGPKGTLNVWTGFLASLAYDIETRIADEGRPDLASLVEIVEYGPGEIFREGDLVVEALRVDHPPVTDCFALKVSGADKTLVFSADTAPFPPLVDFARGADILVHEAMLPEGLDSIVRRTGNGARLREHLVASHSFAADAAQIATKAGVGMLVLNHLIPADDPAFTEDDWRAAVAPHWTGPLIIGRDGLAIAL
- a CDS encoding GGDEF domain-containing protein, with translation MMVSVNLSTLALGAFAVLAVFAALYARHWREEPNRNEFLLFAAASGLAALGALLSAFSNGGYALITVVLAQTLVLSGAALAWQGMRAFDHRALDLKLAAVGPLAFCLFAASAPLLQDDVTARFLVAAVVGAIYTGLAAWELKASEVEERLSNRPFAYLWFAALSVVLLIAALVAYVWPFNASDVVGSGPLWLTVVAFAAFLHAVVAPLSIFLLVRDRLLVEHRWSAATDNLTGLANRFTFLDMLQTLSTKVRGEGAFLYVDVDHVKRINDQYGHSGGDEVLKTCAELILRELPEHALLGRLAGAEFAAYVPFCKVEEAEKLGHVIHDSVEQQMFFLGGELVPVTVSVGVAHGAMQVTADELLKRADAALHTAKVNGRNSVVVWDGGQRPSYA
- a CDS encoding LacI family transcriptional regulator gives rise to the protein MDRPVATKERPTLKTIAFMTGLGITTVSRALKDAPDIGAETKERVRMVARQLGYQPNRAGVRLRTGKTNVIALVLGIDEEILGFSNQMVVGISEVLAGTPYHIVVTPHAHTKDPMLPVRYILETGSADGVIISRTEPDDARVRLLTEQNMPFVTHGRTDMGIEHPYHDFDNETFAYQAVERLVKRGRKRIALLPPPSKLTYYKHTFDGFMRGLKAFGAEEVPLHINIDASLGQIRAAVEDLMRGSDAPDGLISSSGSSAIAANAGIEAAGKRVGVEIDLVAKQGTPILNWIRPEIIAVYEDVRQSGRELAKAVIARIDGVDPGLLQSISEPRWEQS
- a CDS encoding ABC transporter substrate-binding protein, which codes for MNFRSFAAALAATVVMPFAAAQATDLEVTHWWTSGGEAAAVAELAKAFDATGNKWVDGAIAGSGGTARPIMISRITGGDPMAATQFNHGRQAEELAEAGLMKDLTAVAEKEGWKDIIKPASLLESCTIDGKVYCAPVNIHSWQWLWLSNGAFESAGVAVPKNWDEFVAAAPALEAKGIIPLAVGGQPWQSAGAFDVLMVAIAGKETFEKVFKDKDADVAAGPEIAKVFAAADDARKMSKGSNVQDWNQATNLVITGKAGGQIMGDWAQGEFALAGQVAGKDYTCLPGLGVNEIISTGGDAFYFPVLDDEEKSAAQDVLAATLVAPATQVAFNLKKGSLPVRGDVDLAAANDCMKKGLDILAKGNVIQGTDQLLSADSQKQKEDLFSEFFANPSMTVEDAQKRFADIIASAD
- a CDS encoding carbohydrate ABC transporter permease yields the protein MASPSHAGRPNKLFRNLNAKIASIPMVLTAMVIFLGGTIWTVVYSFTNSRLLPRANFIGFEQYERLWDAPRWIISIQNLAIYGILSLIFSIVIGFLLAALMDQKIRFENAFRTIFLYPFALSFIVTGLVWQWILNPDFGVQSIVRSLGWETFTFNPLYNSEIVIYGILIAGLWQGTGLVMCLLLAGLRGIDEDIWKASRVDGIPMWKTYLFIIIPMMRPVFITTLVIITSGIVRLYDLVVAQTSGGPGIASEVPAKYVYDYMFQAQNLGQGFAASTMMLLTVAIIIIPWAYLEFGGKKRG
- a CDS encoding carbohydrate ABC transporter permease, whose product is MANPGSLNATAAGFDAVSNQVGSDHVGSGPRGAKPKRTFSGRNIMLYGSLIFFAIYYLIPLYVMIVTSLKGMPEIRLGNIFSPPMEITFEPWVKAWATACTGLNCDGLSRGFWNSVRITVPSTLISILIASVNGYALANWRFKGAELFFTILIIGAFIPYQVMIYPIVIVLRELGIYGTLTGLVVVHTIFGMPILTLLFRNYFTSLPEELFKAARIDGAGFWQIYLRIMLPMSLPIFVVAMILQITGIWNDFLFGVVFTRPEYYPMTVQLNNIVNSVQGVKEYNVNMAATLLTGAVPLIVYFISGRLFVRGIAAGAVKG
- a CDS encoding ABC transporter ATP-binding protein, translating into MSHSVSIKDLSLSFGAVKVLENLNLDIVDGEFIVLLGSSGCGKSTLLNCIAGLLEPTDGQIFIKGKNVTWEEPKDRGIGMVFQSYALYPQMSVKKNLSFGLQVAKMPKDEIEKRVQRAADILQIGPLLDRKPSALSGGQRQRVAIGRALVRDVDVFLFDEPLSNLDAKLRSELRVEIKRLHHSLKNTMIYVTHDQIEALTLADRIAIMKSGVIQQLADPNTIYNQPRNLFVAGFIGSPSMNFLNGDLVNEGGEVFFRTHDVIFSLKGYRSAEPLTGGRKVVLGVRPEHIKVDEEAGIGELHEAIVDIEEPMGADNLLWLKHAGHTMSVRIGGTRRYAPGAKVRLGFDMEVASLFDAQTEERI
- a CDS encoding beta-mannosidase, coding for MTQNAHNGAIDLHGEWRLSSANGDHQAAITLPGDVHSALHAAGLIPDPYFGRNEEVVQWVAERDWVIERQVVVPDISGSWYLDIDYLDTVAVVFVNDVPVLSADNCFRRYRPDVSHALQPGENTVRIVFHSSISAGAERQARQPFYIPYSTANSPIPNGNMLRKPQCHFGWDWNIAIAPLGIYGTLSLKKLDPARIEHVETEQVHYADGRVELKVTATIHSAEPAVVPIHFALDADRVRLDVGISAGETKVVHVFEIENPRLWWPSGSGEQALYTLTVDLPSETVTRQIGLRTVELITDPDEAGSRFALKVNGREIFCRGANWIPADALFSRSSEEKTTDLLNSAVAAHMNMIRIWGGGFYEADWLYDLCDRLGLMVWQDFMFSCNLYPCTDDFLDNVAHEVEYQVKRLSSHASIVIWCGDNELVGALTWFPESRDNRDRYLVAYDRLNRVIEQGVKKTYPQGIWWPSSPASGYLDYGDAWHADGSGDMHYWSVWHENKSFDNYRTVKPRFCSEFGFQSYTSLPIIEGFADKGDMNIASPVIELHQKNAGGNERIAGTMFRYFRFPKDFANFVYLSQIQQGLAIKTAVEYWRSLKPHCMGTIYWQLNDTWPVASWSSLDYGGSWKAMHYMVRRFFQPVSVAAIPSEDGSTIALSMVNDTLDTVTIDANLFVLTLSGDRIPLKSVQGDCDPDTADVLVTLDASEIPADGLLAWSFTASNGMSGEGHFLNGTYKALDLEPSRLEVSVSPTGDGAFEVTVTSQALALFVMLESATPGRYSDNAFDLSAGESRRITFKPDAALPAGTLPAFRIYDLYSCQSED